A genomic segment from Chitinophaga flava encodes:
- a CDS encoding cell division protein FtsX, which yields MAQSGKSSAKKSKPSYLYSIIGVALVLFSLGTLGLVVIHASKLSKYFKESIEVQVILRDNVKETQALALRDSIAHKPYIKTIEYVSKDMAAQRFKKDFGEDFIQLLQYNPLYASINIKANANYVNNDSLKVIENNLTQQSIVREISYQRTLVSKLNENVNKIGMVILIISCLLALVVIFLIDNTIRLAMFSNRFLIKTMQMVGATRWFIAKPFDLRSVANGAISALIAIAGLVAILSFADKALPELNGLRDNVMIALLFLGMIVVGIAISLFSTHRSVMKYLRLKLDDLY from the coding sequence ATGGCGCAATCCGGGAAATCATCAGCAAAGAAGTCTAAACCGTCCTACCTCTACTCCATTATTGGAGTAGCACTGGTATTGTTTTCATTGGGTACCCTGGGTCTTGTGGTAATCCATGCCAGCAAGCTTAGCAAGTACTTTAAGGAAAGTATTGAAGTACAGGTTATCCTGAGAGATAATGTAAAAGAAACCCAGGCCCTGGCGCTGCGCGATTCTATCGCCCATAAGCCATATATAAAAACAATTGAATATGTGTCCAAGGATATGGCGGCCCAGCGCTTCAAAAAGGATTTTGGAGAAGATTTTATACAGCTGTTGCAGTATAACCCATTGTATGCCAGTATTAATATAAAAGCTAACGCTAACTATGTTAATAATGACAGTCTGAAAGTGATTGAAAACAACCTCACGCAGCAGAGCATTGTGCGGGAGATATCCTATCAGCGTACACTGGTGAGCAAACTGAATGAAAACGTCAACAAAATAGGAATGGTGATCCTGATTATCAGCTGTCTGCTGGCACTGGTGGTCATCTTCCTGATCGATAATACGATCCGCCTGGCTATGTTCAGCAACCGTTTCCTGATCAAAACCATGCAGATGGTGGGTGCTACCCGCTGGTTTATCGCCAAACCGTTTGATCTCCGCAGCGTTGCCAATGGTGCTATCAGCGCACTGATTGCTATTGCCGGTCTGGTGGCCATTCTGTCGTTTGCAGATAAAGCCCTGCCGGAGCTCAACGGATTGCGGGACAACGTGATGATAGCCCTGCTTTTCCTGGGCATGATCGTCGTAGGTATCGCCATCTCCCTGTTCAGTACTCACCGCTCCGTAATGAAATACCTGCGGCTCAAACTGGACGATCTTTATTAA
- a CDS encoding DUF3098 domain-containing protein — MAKETLRSTVTKDAPQASHPVTDSRPIFPKENYKYMLAGIVVIVLGFFLMMGGNSNDPNAFKPEEVYSFRRITLAPIVIVLGLLIEVYAIMARPKTKE, encoded by the coding sequence ATGGCTAAAGAAACACTCAGATCTACTGTGACCAAGGACGCCCCCCAGGCATCCCATCCAGTGACCGACAGCCGCCCTATTTTCCCGAAAGAGAACTACAAATACATGCTGGCTGGCATCGTAGTGATTGTATTGGGCTTTTTTCTCATGATGGGAGGCAACAGTAATGATCCCAATGCTTTCAAACCGGAAGAAGTATACAGCTTTCGTCGTATCACGCTGGCACCTATCGTAATTGTGCTGGGCCTGCTGATAGAGGTGTATGCCATCATGGCTCGTCCTAAAACCAAAGAGTAG
- a CDS encoding undecaprenyl-diphosphate phosphatase, translating into MNFFHAIIIAIVEGLTEFLPISSTGHMIIVSSLLGISKDEFTKLFEVVIQLGAILAVVVLYWRKFLVFDKNRISFYVKLIVAVIPALIAGYLFSDKIDQLLESPLTVGITLLLGGIVLLFVDNWFQQPTIDTDEKVGIFAALRIGFFQCLALVPGVSRSAASIIGGMQQKLTRSEAAEFSFFLAVPTMAAATGYKLLKGKELLMAHPENLKLLLVGNIVAFVVAMGAIKFFIGALKKYGFKMWGYYRIIVGAIIIGAILMGYSLEL; encoded by the coding sequence ATGAACTTTTTCCATGCCATCATTATTGCCATCGTAGAAGGGCTGACTGAATTTCTGCCGATCTCCTCTACTGGTCATATGATTATTGTAAGCTCGTTGCTGGGTATTAGCAAGGATGAATTTACCAAACTGTTTGAAGTAGTGATCCAGCTGGGCGCTATTCTGGCCGTGGTGGTATTGTACTGGAGGAAATTTCTGGTTTTTGATAAAAACAGGATCAGTTTTTATGTGAAGTTGATTGTAGCCGTGATACCTGCCCTCATCGCCGGTTATCTCTTCAGTGATAAAATAGACCAGCTGCTGGAAAGCCCGCTTACAGTGGGCATTACCCTGCTGCTCGGCGGTATCGTATTGTTGTTTGTGGACAATTGGTTCCAGCAACCAACAATCGACACAGATGAGAAAGTAGGCATCTTTGCAGCCCTGCGTATCGGCTTTTTCCAGTGCCTGGCGCTGGTGCCCGGTGTTAGCCGTAGTGCCGCTTCCATCATTGGCGGTATGCAACAGAAGCTTACCCGCAGTGAAGCAGCCGAATTCTCTTTCTTCCTGGCGGTACCTACCATGGCTGCAGCCACTGGTTACAAACTGCTGAAAGGGAAAGAGCTGCTGATGGCTCACCCGGAAAATCTGAAACTGCTGCTGGTGGGTAACATCGTAGCTTTTGTAGTGGCCATGGGCGCTATCAAGTTCTTTATCGGTGCCTTAAAAAAATATGGTTTCAAAATGTGGGGTTACTACCGCATTATTGTAGGCGCTATTATTATCGGTGCTATTCTGATGGGTTATTCCCTGGAACTGTAA
- a CDS encoding alanine dehydrogenase, translating into MEQRQKPVVSAGFTYSPLEETLDIPQKNSRLYIGIPKENSFQENRIALTPDAVSILAAHGHHIVVEHKAGDGSHYYDTDYSEAGAEIVYDKKEVFKAEIIVKSAPLNDEEIELLHPHQIIISPIHLAALKAPQVQKMMDKRITLLSFENLKDDAGTYPIVRAMSEIAGGAVMLIAGQYLSNGNKGKGILLGGITGIPPTKVVIIGAGIVGEFAARTAMALGASVKVFDNNIYKLKRLQNNIGVRVFTSVIQPKVLAEQLRNADVAVGALSSQSGRTPIVVTESMVSNMKAGSVIVDVSIDRGGCFETSEITSHENPVFKKYDVVHYCVPNIPSGFARTASEAISNVLMPLLIEAADDGGFENLVWIKRGIRNGIYLYKGALTNYHLSEKFKLKYTDLELLLAVKG; encoded by the coding sequence ATGGAGCAAAGGCAAAAACCTGTAGTGAGTGCTGGCTTTACTTATTCACCACTGGAAGAAACGCTGGATATCCCACAAAAAAATTCCCGTTTGTACATCGGTATCCCAAAGGAAAACTCCTTCCAGGAAAACCGTATTGCCCTGACGCCCGACGCAGTAAGCATCCTGGCCGCACACGGACATCATATAGTGGTAGAACATAAAGCTGGCGACGGATCACATTACTATGATACCGACTACTCAGAAGCCGGTGCCGAGATCGTGTATGATAAAAAAGAAGTGTTCAAAGCGGAGATCATCGTCAAGTCAGCCCCACTGAATGACGAAGAAATTGAACTACTCCACCCGCACCAGATCATCATATCGCCCATCCACCTGGCAGCCCTGAAAGCGCCCCAGGTACAGAAAATGATGGACAAACGCATCACCCTGCTCTCTTTTGAAAACCTGAAAGACGATGCAGGCACCTACCCTATTGTAAGGGCCATGAGTGAAATTGCCGGCGGCGCTGTCATGCTCATCGCCGGTCAGTACCTGAGCAATGGCAATAAAGGTAAGGGTATTCTCCTGGGCGGCATCACCGGTATCCCACCTACCAAAGTGGTGATCATCGGGGCCGGTATCGTAGGGGAGTTTGCAGCCCGCACCGCGATGGCACTGGGTGCTTCTGTGAAAGTATTCGACAACAATATCTACAAACTTAAAAGGCTGCAGAACAATATCGGTGTCCGGGTCTTCACATCTGTGATCCAGCCCAAAGTGCTGGCCGAACAACTGCGCAACGCCGATGTAGCCGTGGGAGCCTTATCTTCCCAGAGCGGCCGTACCCCCATCGTTGTCACCGAATCCATGGTGAGCAATATGAAAGCAGGATCTGTGATCGTAGATGTCAGCATAGACCGCGGCGGTTGCTTCGAAACCTCCGAGATCACCAGCCACGAAAATCCGGTATTCAAAAAGTATGACGTAGTACACTACTGCGTACCCAATATCCCTTCCGGCTTCGCCCGCACTGCCTCAGAAGCTATCAGCAATGTACTGATGCCCCTGCTCATTGAAGCAGCTGATGATGGCGGATTCGAAAATCTCGTATGGATCAAACGGGGTATCAGAAATGGTATTTACCTCTATAAAGGTGCCCTCACCAACTACCATCTCAGTGAAAAATTCAAACTGAAGTATACAGATCTGGAATTACTGTTGGCCGTCAAAGGGTAA